From Oryctolagus cuniculus chromosome 17, mOryCun1.1, whole genome shotgun sequence, a single genomic window includes:
- the LOC138846082 gene encoding keratin-associated protein 4-6-like: MVSSCGSVCSEQETCCQPSCLQTTCCRTTCCRPSCCVSSCCRPQCCQSQCCQPTCCRPSCCISSCCRPQCCQSVYCEHTCCRPSCCRPSCCQPTCCKPTCCISSCCRPQCCRPQCCQPTCCRPTCCRPTCCISSCCRPQCCQSQCCQPSCCRPSCCISSCCRPQCCQSVYCERTCCRPSCCRPSCCQPTCCKPTCCISSCCRPQCCRPQCCQPSCCRPSCCISSCCRPSCSSSSCCGSSCCRPSCCPGCCIRPVCGQVSCHTSCYRPTCVISTCPRPMCCAVPCC, from the coding sequence ATGGTCAGCTCCTGTGGCTCTGTCTGCTCTGAGCAGGAGAcctgctgccagcccagctgcCTTCAGACCACCTGCTGCAGGaccacctgctgccgccccagcTGCTGCGTGTCCAGCTGCTGCCGGCCCCAGTGCTGCCAGTCCCAGTGCTGCCAGcccacctgctgccgccccagctgctgcatctccagctgctgcaggccccagtgCTGCCAGTCTGTGTACTGCGAGCATACCTGCTGCCGCCCTAGCTGCTGCAGACCCTCCTGCTGCCAGCCCACCTGCTGCAAGCCcacctgctgcatctccagctgctgcaggccccagtgctgcaggccccagtgctgccagcccacctgctgcaggcccacctgctgccgccctacctgctgcatctccagctgctgcaggccccagtgCTGCCAGTCCCAGTGCTGCCAGCCCTCCTGCtgccgccccagctgctgcatctccagctgctgcaggccccagtgCTGCCAGTCTGTGTACTGCGAGCGcacctgctgccgccccagctgctgcagaccctcctgctgccagcccacctgctgcaagcccacctgctgcatctccagctgctgcaggccccagtgctgcaggccccagtgctgccagccctcctgctgtcgccccagctgctgcatctccagctgctgccgCCCCTCCTGTAGtagttccagctgctgcggctccagctgctgccgccccagctgctgccccgGCTGCTGCATCCGCCCAGTCTGTGGCCAAGTCTCCTGCCACACCAGTTGCTATCGCCCAACCTGTGTCATCtccacctgcccccgccccatgTGCTGTGCTGTCCCTTGCTGCTGA
- the LOC138843158 gene encoding keratin-associated protein 4-12-like, translating to MVSSCGSVCSEQETCCQPSCLQTTCCRTTCCRPSCCVSSCCRPQCCQPSCCRPTCCISSCCRPQCCQPTCCRPTCCISSCCRPQCCQSVCCQRTCCRPSCCRPSCCQPTCCKPTCCISSCCRPQCCQSQCCQPSCCRPTCCISSCCRPSCSSSSCCGSSCCRPSCCPGCCIRPVCGQVSCHTSCYRPTCVISTCPRPMCCAVPCC from the coding sequence ATGGTCAGCTCCTGTGGCTCTGTCTGCTCTGAGCAGGAGAcctgctgccagcccagctgcCTTCAGACCACCTGCTGCAGGaccacctgctgccgccccagctgctgtgtgtccagctgctgcaggccccagtgctgccagcccagctgctgcaggcccacctgctgcatctccagctgctgccggccccagtgctgccagcccacctgctgccgccctacctgctgcatctccagctgctgcaggccccagtgCTGCCAGTCTGTGTGCTGCCAGCGcacctgctgccgccccagctgctgcagacccTCCTGCTGCCAGCCCACCTGTTGCAAGCCCACTTgctgcatctccagctgctgcaggccccagtgCTGCCAGTCCCAGTGCTGCCAGCCCTCCTGCTGCCGCCCcacctgctgcatctccagctgctgccgCCCCTCCTGTAGtagttccagctgctgcggctccagctgctgccgccccagctgctgccctggctgctgcatccGCCCAGTCTGTGGCCAAGTCTCCTGCCACACCAGTTGCTATCGCCCAACCTGTGTCATCtccacctgcccccgccccatgTGCTGTGCTGTCCCTTGCTGCTAA